gcagtttcaataagactccttattgcacagcagtttcaataagactccctattacacagcagttttaatgagactccctatcgcacagcagtttcaataagactccctatcacacagcagtttcaataagactccctatcgcacagcagtttcaataagactccctatcacacagcagtttcaataagactcccttttgcacagctgttttaatgagactccctattgcacagcagtttcaatgagactccctattgcacagcagtttcaataagactccctattgcacagcagtttcaataagactccctattgcacagcagtttcaataagactccctaatgcacagcagtttcaatgagactccctattgcacagcagtttcagtaagactccctatcacacagcagtttcaatgagactccctatcacacagcagtttcaataagactcattatcgcacagcagttttaataagactcattatcgcacagtagtttcaataagactcattatcgcacagcagtttcagagcagagctggtctataggaaactcaacactgcagagcagtgaTTGAATCGTAATATCTTTTCAATATAGACTTTAAGGGGAAATTCACAAATGCTCTTCACATGGTTTCAGGAAAAAGAAAGTGAAgggtgagagtgagggagagagagaggagaaagagggacgCATCTGGACAAACGCCTCTGGATTTCCCGTTTGCTTCTTTCAAACAATCCAACTTGTAACAACGAATAGTGGAGTCTTCGTTTTCATATTTCTCCCAGTAGTCTTGCTCTTTAACTTTTGTCAATGTGGACTCAGCTTCGTAACTtttggtttgacttttatctGGACTGATGTAACTGTTGTCTTGCTGTTGTCCTTTCTTTCCATCCAAGCCTTTAGATTTGTCCGAATTCCCACCGCTTGCCTTGCCCGATTTGGGGAACCACCATCTCTTTCTGGTGCTGAAGGTGTAAGTGACGCGGGCTCTCGGATAGTAAGGCATCATGGGGCAGGGAGCGAAATCGATTTCTCTCAAGAACCTCAAATCTAGACCTTTCCTCTCCTCGGGACCGGCGCAGAGGAGCTCGGAGCTGGAGATCCAGACCTGACGGAACCATTCCCAAAGAGGGCGGGCCTGGCAGGAGCAGCTCCAGGGGTTTCCGTTGAGTCTGAGGAACTGCAGGGACGAGAGATCGGAGAGGGCCGAAGCAGGGAGGTCTGTTAGGGCGTTGTTGAAGAGGAAGAGGGAGGTGAGGTGACCCAGGTCAATGAAGGCTTTGTGGTTGACCTGTCGCACTCGGTTCTCGTGGAGGAGGAGCCTGTCCAGGTTGACCAGCCCTCTGAAGACATTTTCAGACAGGACTCGGATTTGGTTGCCGTGGAGGAAGAGGTGAGTGAGATTCACCAGGTCTGAGAAGAGATTgtcctgagagggggagagagagggagggggaaggggagggacagagattgatatttggcacatgaaaattcagtactaccaaaaagttgtatgttaaattatgaaattaaaattatttgtgttatagCTCTCCTGTATGTATCTGCCTCCTGTCACCCCTTCCcccccaggagcagggttgagacagACTGTATTAGATAGGTAGAGGGGGCTatccaggagcaggattgagacacactgtattagataggatagagggggctatccaggagcagggttggagacactCTATATTAGATAGGATtgggggggggctccaggagcagggttggagacacactgtattagataggatggggggctcttcaggagcaggattgagacagactgtattagataggatggggggctctccaggagcagggttggagacacactgtattagataggatgggggggggatggggggggctccaggagcagggttggaggcgcactgtattagataggaggtttctctctctctctctctctctctctctctctctctctctctctctctctctctctctctctctctctctctctctctctctctctctctctctctctctctctctctctctctctctctctctctctctctctctctctcacctggatgtgttgcagcaggttgtcctgcaggtaaaggaactgcaggctgtagagttttttgaagatgtttccgggcagggtccccagctggcagcggtatatgtgcaggctctgcagcttGTCCAGCCCCCGGAAGGAGTCAGGATGGAGGGTGCGCAGGGAGGGGTTATCCCCCAGGTCCAGCTCCTCCAGATCTCGCATGTCGCTGAAGGAATCGGGTTTGATGGTGCTGATGTTGTTGGAGTAGAGCCACAGGAcctgatgagagggagagagagaggtgggggagggagaggaagatcattttcaagctcaatttcgagttacagtcaaacctgtattaagagacctgcactcaagggacagtcaaatagtgtctcttaaaagagggacccccccatacattttctatttgtctccgaCATCCTACCTTcctgtaattatatatgtatgtttaaaaaactctgtaaaaaactacatatatgaacaaaataagtactggaattgaattacatttagatTATTGTGTGGGCTTGCAAGTTGTTGTTTCGGAGGACAAAAGCTTGAGTGCGTTTGTCtatctccagcctctcccagccgagaaggagtcactgcgggggagatcgcagcagcagcagcagcagtggtgaggcagacatagtcttaaaaacaatttataaattgggggagaaaagggggttacaaataattgtgaagtgtgaacagggcaagaCGAAGCTGAAGGACTGCGCCCGCAGCTCTGTGATGCGGTTGTTTTGGAGGAATACTCTCTGGCTGTCGTAGGGAATGCCGGCCGGCACCGCCGAGAAgttctgagactggcagctgaccATCATCGGGGAGGGGTAACAGACTCACAGCCTGGGGCAGGAATAGGCAGGGCTAGGAGAGCAGACTGCCAGCCAGAgcaacagccagacagacaccgagcctgagtggggagagagaggagagagtgtgagagaggagaagggaggggagagagatagactgatagataaaCAGAATGACAGACAAGACAGAAAGGCAGATAAACCAATATACAGACAGATTTGAAGTCATGTCTCAATGAACATTTATTCAGTTGTCTGTCATAGATCTCTCTAAGAGTGACCCCTGACCCCGAGTGACCCAATGATATAATATTCTCAGCACATAACAGAACTGACTGGGCGAAcagtcactcagagagaggcTCGGAAACTTTGGTGACATTTATAGAGGAACCCGAATACTCGGAAAAACAGGAACGCCTTCTATAATTCAGGGAAGACAATGAATAGAGGAGAAcactgtcaatgtgtgtgtgtgtgtgtgtgtgtgtatgtctctcaatgtgtgtctgtgtctcggtgtgtttctatctcaatgtgtgtgtgtgtgtgtgcttcagtgtgtgtgtctcagtgtgtgtctctctcaatgtgtgtgtgtgtctctctcaatgtgtgtgtgtgtctatttcaatgtgtgtgtgtgtctcattgtgtgtgtgtgtgtctcggtgtgtgtctctctcaatgtgtgtgtgtgtctctctctcaatgtgtgtctcagtgtgtttctctctcaatgtgtgtgtgtgtctcagtgtttttctctctcaatgtgtgtctcagtgtgtttctctctcaatgtgtgtgtgtgtctcagtgtgttactcttgcaatgtgtgtgtgttccagtgagtgtatgtctctcaatgtgtgtgtgtctcagtgtgtgtctctctcaatgtgtgtgtgtgctccagtgtgcgtatgtgtgtctctcaatgtgtgtgtctctctcaatgtgcgtgtgtgaaagcctgaacacatttcactccagattagcactctcacacagcagcacatcagCAGCACGGTGGAAATGACTTCATCAGGAACAAGAAGCCGCTTTATTTATGGTGGATCTGTTGACCTACAAAtctgattataatattttattatctttaacaataataggggactcccgagtggtgcatcctgtaaaggcacaccctggagtgcagaatgcactgTTTCAAATCAGGGCCTATGCCATCGCCAGCTGTGGCCAGGAGCTCCTAGGAGGTACCTAGGGGATTCCTAGAGGATTTCCAAGGGGCTCCCAGGGACAGTGCACAATTAGCAGAGTGCCACCCAGGCAGGGGGGCTCAAGTCAGCTGGGTAATCACggtctcaccgcacaccagtgactcctgtgggtggccagacgcccgcctgcctgcctgcctgcctgcctgtgagccggctgtgttacactgggcttgcagtgtgaaagaaagaaacaaaaaaacaaagaaagaagaaagtggaCAGCTTGACTTGACAGCTTGAAGTACGGTGTTGTTTCAGAGGACTAAAGCTTGAGTGCGCTTGTCtgtctccagcctctcccagccgaggAGGCATCactgcgggggtgggggggggggggaggggaggtgtGGAGGTGGGGTGGTGTGGGGGGTTGTAGAAGCAGTGAGACAGGggctgtcttaaaaacaattgggcattccaaattggggagaaatcacggggtaaaaataattgacgattccaaaagaaaaagaaactaaactttgatatgctttgatgttaacatttaagggggtgactgcttgaaaaggcatctgcgacgggggactgccccgtctttatgaacgtggttgggactggcagggagggggttaaattcctccgtgccaggaaaacatgtgagaatgtggctggagccctaattgaataatcagcaattattgattaattgggctccagccacaggggataaaagccaggggagaggccctggctagggggagtgttctagaaggagaagaaacaagactgttttgtgtgtgctgtttttctgtttgtttgtttttgaatccagtgaaggcaacgcccagcctggaaacctttatttttgtaaattttgctttttttgttttgtgtttattttatgtttaaaacctttttgtttggcccttgtgtcggtttattttgtatttttgtttattaaaaacgttATTTTTGAACGTTGAAaatgtctctgagtctcaacctcggtcatttcctGTCACAGCATCCCTCAGACAAACGGTTATAAACTTCTATTTATCTTTTAGTCTACAGAATtccagtgattaatttgttgattCATTCATTAGTTCATCCCTTTACACTTCCAAACGAGTCACTCGTTCTCGCTCTCCCTCTTGCTGTTCTTTCTCTcacttccttttcctccctccctctccctcccactctctcagtagtttgtttaatttatttatttacacattcattcacaatttgagtgattcactattgccctgcaagctgtttgaaaacCAAAATGATTGATTTACATCATAGACACGCAAACACAGAGACGCAGAGACACAGGTGCACATTCTGAAACACGCACACAGTGACTCATGCACAGAGAaatacgcacactgacacacagagagacatgaacacgcgtacacacagggaaacacacacacactcactgagacacgaacacacacacacacacagagggtatacaacttaataattagcttgtcagcttgtaacctgctgatgaagccctatggcataaacttcagtaaaaaaagactatgccagtttcaataagactccctattgcacagcagtttcaatgagactccctatggcacagcagtttcaatgagactcctatggcacagtagtttcaatgagactcctgtggcacagcagtttcaatgaaactcctatggcacagcagttttactgagactcctatggcacagcatacattctactgtttagcagactctgatattttatttcttagcagacacccgtatccagggtgacttacaattgtgatattattatttacatacaattacccatttatacagttggattttttaatggagcaatctaggtaaagtacctgcttgctcaagggtacagcagcagtgtgtgtgtccccacctgggactgaacccatacaagagcctccggtcaagagtacagagcccccctgaccactactccacactgctgctccagatatTGATTGCGACATCTGAAATCGATGAAATTGattaagcatgtctgaaatctctttataatacacagcagcagatactgatatggattgagcatgtctgaaatctctttaaaatacacagcagcagacccggatattgattaagcatgtctgaaatctctttataatacacagcagcagacctggatattgattgagcatgtctgaaatctctttataatacacagcagcagaccgatattgattgagcatgtctgaaatctctttataatacacagcagcagaccctgatattgattgagcatgtctgaaatctctttataatacacagcagcagatactgatatggattgagcatgtctaaaatctctttataatacacagcagcagaccctgatattgattgagcatgtctgaaatctctttataatacacagcagcagaccctgatattgattgagcatgtatgaaatctctttataatacacagcagcagatactgatattgattgagcatgtctgaaatctctttataatacacagcagcagatattgatatggattgagcatgtctgaaatctctttataatacacagcagcagaccctgatatggatggagcatgtctgaaatctctttaatacacagcagcagaccctgatattgattgagcatgtctgaaatctctttataatacacagcagcagaccctgatattgattgagcatgtctgaaatctatttataatacacagcagcagatattgatatggattgagcatgtctgaaatctctttataatacacaacagcagaccctgatattgattgagcatgtctttaatctctttataatacacagcagcagaccctgatattgattgagcatgtctgaaatctctttataatacacagcagcagaccctgatatggattgagcatgtctgaaatctctttataatacacagcagcagatgctgatattgattgagcatgtctgaaatctctttataatacacagcagcagaccctgatattgattgagcatgtctgaaatctctttataatacacagcagcagaccctgatattgattgagcatgtctgaaatctctttataatacacagcagcagaccctgatatggattgagcatgtctgacatttctatcaaacggaaaaacgactaaaaataaggaatactaaaagaccatgttcgcaaactcaaaacaagcgatacaaagaaatacatacatagaccaaacccgtatatttaataatataatatagattttgttgaatatatatgtgaatgatcaaatatataacatttcaaagtacataactgaatatttgaaaagagatgaaaaaaaaaataaacaaacgaagtctatctgctcatttatgttattagttgctcctcactgcgtgttaaacttaacaaagacttaaaataaatgacaataaataaataaataaaacacatcattgtcaatgtaaatccatacttctataagattcagtatttatttttacttaccttTGACATTTCGAGTACGGGAACCGCTTCGTAAATTCGACCGAGTCCCCATTTCTACTCTGTGCCGGGTGTATTCGTGTGcggcgctgctgctgctatctCTCCGCTGGAGTCTGGTGCTCTCTTTCGGCTCGACTGCGCCTATTATAGAGGGCCACTGCCTACGAAGCACTTGGGGGCTGCGACGGGAAACCCACACGGGCCAAGCCGGGGCATTGTGCGCTAAAGGCGGGGGACAAAACCCGGCACTGTGCCCGCTGACGGAGCTCAGAAGCGAGGGAGGGAGTGGGGAGGAGACTCCGAGGAGGTCTATAAAAGTTCAATTTCTCCgctaaatatcaaaagaaaagaggaagggaTGAATGAAGAAAGGATGAAAAGAAGACGTCTGCGTCAATTTTTTTAATGCTATTCCAAATTAATACGGatcttatttttttactttgaaggttCTGCGATCTAAGACACGGCTCACACCGCCGTTCACTCGCAGACTGACAGGCGCTCCGATACGGCAGGAAAGTTATAGGGGAGCCACTGCAGGATTGAGGCTCTCTTTAGGACCATCGGTTAACAACTCCTGCactagatggatggacagacagacagctagcaagCAACTACTTTACCTcttagattgttccagtaaaaacccaactgtataaaagggtggcagaatttgtatacatttgtgattcttgaaatgtgtattattattattattattttatgtaggctgtgtgtgacaactgtaaaataaataataggctactaatgtaaaaataatactgctgcctctgtgtgtgtgtgtgtgtgtgtgtgtgtgggtgtgtgtttgtgtgtgtgtgttttgtactggtaatagacaggactgtttctagccttttgggggccctaagcaggatttggtttgcccaccccccgccccccgccccccgcccccccagtaGCCCACTCCACTTGGCACGACATCAAAACAACATAGGCTTAAGACTACTGTCTTTCTTGAAACGTTTGTATGAGCACACATATGTACGAGCAAAcatacaatgtacaaataaacatttagatttttactgaggcaaaaaaaaaaaaaaaatgaacaaacctcttgcagatcctgttcatgttacaaaggtaaaagttatcatcttacaaagcctggagactgttcatGTAAagtgcaaagcaatattaagtctcttggatgatgatgttaatgttaaaatttgatgacccatattatttcaaagattaaaactaattgtctcccagcaaaaccacagcaatctacaatgaccatattcacactgtcagaaatatgtaattttaaaaggacaagaatataacatcagtattaataagtagatgggttcatacctttattgacttgcatttggttcactgctacttaagttgccttacactgctgggactggtaactgctgctgaccggtaagactggtgctgatactgctgggactggtgctgacactgtgactcgtgctttgaacgagtttagcacacagtttctcactcaattctaatattcttttgtctgtataaatcgatgataggaagtagtacagtacttcaggcgggggaaaccggtcgcagaggtcccggtactgcctggcgcacaggccgggtcgctatagatgcaaatacacagcccgagattatagtaatgtgaagaaattaaaaataacattttatatatatatatatatatatatatatatatatatatatatatatatatatatatatatatatataaattttacattcttaaaaaagaaagtgggtacattttttattattattttggtcttcAAAATTAAGAATTGAGTCGATTTTTACCGAGGGCCTCGGCTGCCTCAATGTGTACACTGTGACTACGCGCCTGGGCACAGCCAGCATGCAAGAaagctacagcaataaaaacggagctaaatcaaataatacaatacctttctcatgttgtttttcttcctcagtttttttctttttacgcttCTTCTCGCCAGATTGGTACATTCTTGATCTTTTTTCAGTCATAATTTGTTCGCAATCCTCAAAGAAGCCACCGGAGgcagatatcaccgtgtaacaattattattatttttttttggttcctgggtagtaagtgttattttctaattgcttatgcctcaaaagtatagaaaatggctattattccccacaaactttgcttttgtgaccaggacagtgatattttgaaatgtaccttttttccagaacattccaaatagattcagtgctgagtaaacttggagtaacttctagaactttctagaactttccagtaatataaatagtagtataaatacaggggccttaagcccaccagttacgtttagttccagctgcctaagtggatacatatctgcatttttctgagatggcatcaagaggctgcaagcatccggcagacgcattttgctatgtctgcggccaatttatcaagacaagagtgaaaacgtactccgtggaagcatctgctaagatgtgtgaggcctacaaggcttatttcggcatgcctgtcggggatcaagacaaaccctgggcacctcatttcacctgcgagcactgcaaaaaaactctggaaggtaagatggacaattgttgctctgaattttatgttataaaatttgttaaaattttttaaattgtataagtttttaattttaaaatgttttacaattttcaatgttattgaataaatatatcatatatgaaaaatgttgcgagaatctcttacacattagtcatgggtgaaataaatctatttttgtaggatggtacagaggggaaaagagagccatgaagtttgctatgacaagaatttggcgggaacccactgaccactcaagcaactgctacatctgcatggtggacccttccaaatgtcggactggcaagaatgcacctgctatcacgtattcggaccttccttcatccatcgccccggtgccacactgccatgagctccccgtacccactcctccggagagagagcagccgtctttagaagtaaagagaagggtctttcaggtaccttcaagacttcttccctaagctgtctgaggcaaagttcaaacccggtgtcttcgtcggaccacagataaagaagatcctggagtgcaatgaattccccaagaagctcactagtaaggagaaagcggcttggaacagctttgtcgcagtggttcggggctttcagtggtggcagtttgacaagaatgcatgtcatgtgaaataaaccagtccaaaacgagacattgatgctaatagttttattgcttaaaaagctttacagaaagagacaggcttttacccagtttcatgtaacagcagatagtgttgttttggcaggacagcatttatactggtcaacagttggagcatttgttgtcatgaatgcaaataaagagattttaaaataagtgaGAGATGAAGATAATCTCTacataaacacaatgtttttgtcagtctgtgaacAAGGTCTGTCACgggtcacttgtgacatcacagggtggctgtgaggagctgggagaagaaaggagtctactggtcaaacctgactcggtgcagtgattatgagctggggcaaatcaatcaagcaggctctccaagtaacgctttgtatatgtgcccatgtggagttgtatttctattcaaacatgtgtgagcatgtgaTCTCACTGAGAATCTGAGACTACATGTTAAATAAGGACACCATTCCATACAATGTAAAGACCTGCTTCATGAGAGGCAGGGAATCACCCAATAGAAAAATAATGTTGTCTCTATTATATATCCTTGAAGAGATTGACCAAATGCACAACAGggagcagctgttttaaacaagctgtgaatggccTGATAGAAATAAGTATGGGTCTGTAGCTGTGTGTGGGGAGAGGGACCAGAACAGAAAGGTTACAGTGATGCTATAAAAGAAGGTTGCTGGTGTGTTTAAGCTTTGCTTGCAGGTCTGCTGTCAGGTaaactccagcactgtgatccctgggtgctgctgcagctcagtaGTGCTGGCATCGCCTGCAGCGGTAGGTACGCCGgtctgaaaccaattgaagacattatcagcaacctgggcagaaaagctattgttctgatccataccctacagagcattgcacagctaggtaatgagattgtggggtggtaatggtcagcattgtctaataatatagacaatcagtgtcacactgagctgcagaattgaactccctcccatgtgtagatagcatcctccacactctttgtattgcactcctttgaattacaaatttgaaaaataagctttgtgtaattcagcatgcaatttcacaatcccaaagggtatggaatcaactgctaaactgtGGAGCCACCACAACCTCTCAATACAATCCTATCAATAAAAAACACGGAAACCCTCTATACTAGTTCAAATGCCAAACATGCTTCTGAGGTTTTATTCAGAGCAATCCTAGATCAAAGCTCCTCTGTTTTGtcccctgcttttatattttgtttcactgaaatgacaaaagttccacaggagattgaggtcagtggacccttcttctcaactcaaagccaaccctgacataatgacctcccacagagaactactgtacacacaccataaaacagcagcaatcccattcatcagatctcctgggattatttgtggagttggttactccagcatgagatcacacacatgtaataagtttaagtatacatttcttGATTGCAGGAGACAGGTTAGACTTTCCTCTTTCCAATAAGTTACGAATGGCCTCAAATCGATCAATAGTTTGAGACAATGCTGTAGAAAGATGAATCATAAACTCATCTTGATATTTCCAGTTGAAGGATTATGATGGATGGCATCTGTTATAAAACTTATTCCAAcaattctgtgtctctcttggagttccatccatatttgacctggtcgacctcatgttctaaactgttatggaatgacacttggttttccatttcaaattgttctaatatatcccacaaccaatgtatacagaaataataaggcatactcacagcgagcgcagcggtacccatgacggtagtagaaatagtagtgatagtgatgagctacacaaaaatagaaaagataattaggaacagtctatttttaacacagagcttcttaaacccactgccttccacactgtagcccagaactcaaccccctgagctacccagggacagtggcccagtggttaatgaaaagggcttgttatcaggaggttcacatcccggctcagccactcactcactgtgtgtgaccctgagcaagtcaaaacgtaaaactggagtcctattgtaagtgactgcagcagcagttgttgatgcatagtacaccccctagtctcgaaggcactttggagaaaagcgactgctaaaagactaatgaataaaaaagtaatactcagatccacaagcatgcacattgccttccactctgcagggcaccactttctctaaacactgagctatcaaacccattaactcctatactacagcccagcactaaccactaaactgctcaaacccactaccttccacactgcagctctgcactctagtcactgtgtcaccgaagcctctcagcaaagctacactgataaacaattcatgccctgattgaaaataataaataaaacccactgattgctgcataaaataaagtagaatccatttacttaccataGTAGCATCTGTACCTTACTGTGAAAGATACAAGTGATATATTGAGTTCAATCCATTTGAAatcactgcagtggctgctttgtacaagaatggggcctcagtagtgtattagagagctatatatttcaaaggagtgtctctctatttgtacatttctattattggcaaaatccaaagacagggctccttctttatatcccctcccacaggatacagaacacctcactatgtgagtatgtattaaataaagatGGCATTTCATATTAAGAGCAGCTAATTcatactattatacaataatacc
This DNA window, taken from Acipenser ruthenus chromosome 35, fAciRut3.2 maternal haplotype, whole genome shotgun sequence, encodes the following:
- the LOC131705158 gene encoding reticulon-4 receptor-like 2, whose protein sequence is MVSCQSQNFSAVPAGIPYDSQRVLWLYSNNISTIKPDSFSDMRDLEELDLGDNPSLRTLHPDSFRGLDKLQSLHIYRCQLGTLPGNIFKKLYSLQFLYLQDNLLQHIQDNLFSDLVNLTHLFLHGNQIRVLSENVFRGLVNLDRLLLHENRVRQVNHKAFIDLGHLTSLFLFNNALTDLPASALSDLSSLQFLRLNGNPWSCSCQARPLWEWFRQVWISSSELLCAGPEERKGLDLRFLREIDFAPCPMMPYYPRARVTYTFSTRKRWWFPKSGKASGGNSDKSKGLDGKKGQQQDNSYISPDKSQTKSYEAESTLTKVKEQDYWEKYENEDSTIRCYKLDCLKEANGKSRGVCPDASLFLLSLSLTLTLHFLFPETM